A part of Pseudochaenichthys georgianus chromosome 23, fPseGeo1.2, whole genome shotgun sequence genomic DNA contains:
- the kmt2e gene encoding inactive histone-lysine N-methyltransferase 2E isoform X3: protein MSIVIPVGVDTADTSYLDMAAGSDRPESVEASPVVVEKSSYPHQIYSSSQHSHSYIGLPYADHNYGARPPPTPPASPPPSMLIRQGEGGLFVPGGQDEASRGTTLSTSEDGSYGADITRCICGFTHDDGYMICCDKCSAWQHIDCMGIDRQNIPETYLCERCQPRHLDRERAILLQTRKRECLSDGDTSATESGDEVPLELYSTFQHTPTSITLTTGRLGNRQPDKKRKKSGDKEPPASSARAKKVRFDFELAFREGSRKSSRVKGAAPEQEPTEHPSLWENKIKTWMERYEEASSNQYSEDVQDLLRVKEQGDGKSLAYNTHPASFKPPVESQIQKNKKILKAVRDLAPDSLIIEYRGKFMLRQQFEANGYFFKRPYPFVLFYSKFDGLEMCVDARSFGNEARFIRRSCTPNSEVRHVIEDGMLHLYIYSLRPIIKGTEITIGFDYDYCNCKYKVDCACVKGNQECPVLKHNLEPTENLGSGGRRRGSRKDRETVRDDLGQNQNMGLDGEGKSKSVCDGKQRKLSPLRLSISNNQDPELYEDLEDKSSVSNEVEMESEEQIADRRRKMANPAEQSHLPVGAAASWIGLKHKETREERKMEAILQAFARMEKREKRREQALERIGTVKPELGGRSDIKEEPPATPEMADSPAFMQPLLEVKEEPGLKPAKVKSSRNRKSFSRNRTHIGQQRRRTRTISTCSDLAPGSPTESLEPMSNEGMDGEMPSAPEPESLPAEAPDSSPPHSSSPAPDRHRMGGKNFKSKKHFVSEWVGEKQQQECGARTPEPAPERPLRISSDPEVLATQLNALPGMACSPQVYSTPKHYVRFSSPFLANRSPTTPGVPTGRRRSRELPETPPTTGSCKKRWLKQALEEEGSPSPARRPSLLMPCEGPLSPSINGDSDSPLPYNGTCLLPELPTPLKKRRLSPLDACMSESSTPYGSPCATPTRAEQLEAPVTPILLATPPRPRTEEPSTEPLPSTPTQTLNALQESDSSVESSPEVSRKPSVQEADRPPSLVSSPSARTPSTDTLPAETKVSVPESPQPPAAEPVDCGEDRADGVVVEGSSEASSSAETCASSSILWIKSPERVTTGPAGLNFSPVNSNLRDLTPSHTLEPLVTLFRPEAAAGAVAGPAAAAAAAVSLVISQTPFIEGQAPLFYPCMEEGSALGFSRSLNGDGSGEAGGSSQNPPQKKKVSLLEYRKRQREARRSGSKTECSSPVSTMLPLTVEAFPVAQEIASEPPPPPPAPTPPCNTPPVKEPQTSEEAEAPGEQEGGEGQWTSSTSVEQARERSYHRALLLSKDKDTDGETEGGDTPALRDCPSPTLQKTPTHTPCSPGPLAQPPSRTVKEEDADGQPRTPNPTSQTPSKPAAHKPSPVTPTKLHPTPLPSSPVHYPGPSLLHSPQPQGSPYRSQRALFPAQPQSQPPPQAQTGLAPFPQYNTQSAPPPPPPPPPAPSASTAYFPTQSPSAAGPFPVFKPAVTAPYPPGSQPLMQTIPLSVHYQSAAAAPPPPPPPPHPMPGPTLLHVNMQPPPIQQLMLTAAPPPPPPPQGQTSQQQPTAGSTLLSLTPPPPPPPPPPAPSTNSLMQPLHFQTLGAFQPALMHPGAAANPSVPPSSYPPALQQTGLPPPPPPPPQQTQQGQAQVPASQMPSGTRGAPASSAPFHSSGYLSTGWH from the exons ATGAGCATAGTCATTCCAGTAGGGGTGGACACAGCAGACACCTCATACCTGGACATGGCTGCGGGCTCAGA CAGACCAGAATCGGTGGAGGCCAGTCCTGTGGTGGTGGAAAAGTCCAGCTACCCACACCAGATCTACAGCAGCTCTCAGCATTCCCACAGTTACATTGGCCTGCCTTACGCT GACCATAACTATGGGGCACGGCCCCCACCCACTCCACCGGCCTCCCCTCCCCCTTCCATGTTGATCCGACAAGGAGAGGGGGGGTTGTTTGTTCCAGGGGGCCAGGACGAAGCATCCAGGGGCACCACGCTTAGCACCTCAGAGGATGGCAGCTACGGGGCTGACATCACCCGCTGCATCTGTGGCTTCACCCACGATGATGGCTACATGATCTGCTGTGACAAGTGCAG TGCATGGCAGCATATAGACTGCATGGGCATCGACAGGCAGAACATTCCTGAGACCTACCTGTGTGAACGCTGCCAACCACGACACCTGGACAGAGAGAGGGCCATCCTGCTGCAGACCAGGAAACGGGAATGTTTGTCTG ATGGGGACACCAGTGCTACAGAGAGTGGAGATGAAGTTCCCCTAGAGCTCTACTccaccttccaacacacacctACCAGCATCACTCTCACCACTGGGCGCCTTGGCAATAGGCAGCCTGATAAAAAACGCAAAAAGAGTGGTGACAAAGagcctccagcttcctctgcccGAGCTAAAAAGGTCAGATTCGACTTTGAATTG GCCTTCCGAGAAGGATCCAGAAAGTCCTCCAGAGTGAAG GGTGCAGCTCCAGAGCAGGAGCCGACCGAGCACCCGTCTCTGTGGGAGAACAAGATCAAGACGTGGATGGAGCGCTACGAGGAGGCCAGCAGCAATCAGTACAGTGAGGACGTCCAGGACCTGCTGCGTGTTAAAGAGCAAGGCGACGGCAAGAGCCTGGCATACAACACGCACCCTGCCTCTTTCAAACCGCCTGTGGAG AGTCAAATTCAGAAAAACAAGAAAATCCTCAAGGCGGTGCGAGACTTGGCCCCAGACTCCCTCATCATCGAGTACAGGGGAAAGTTCATGCTTCGACAGCAGTTTGAGGCCAACGGATACTTCTTCAAGAG GCCATacccctttgttttgttttattcaaaATTTGATGGACTGGAGATGTGTGTGGACGCTCGCAGCTTCGGCAATGAGGCACGCTTCATCCGTCGCTCCTGCACCCCCAATTCTGAA GTGCGGCACGTCATTGAGGATGGGATGCTGCATCTGTACATCTACTCATTGAGGCCTATTATCAAAGGCACAGAGATCACCATTGGTTTTGATTACGACTATTGCAACTG TAAATACAAGGTAGACTGTGCCTGTGTGAAGGGGAACCAGGAGTGCCCGGTGCTCAAGCACAACCTCGAGCCCACAGAGAACCTGGGCTCTGGAGGCCGGCGCCGAGGGAGTCGCAAGGACAGAGAGACTGTCCGGGACGACCTGGGCCAGAACCAGAACATGGGTTTGGACGGCGAGGGGAAGAGCAAGAGCGTATGTGACGGCAAACAAAGGAAACTCTCTCCTCTCCGCCTCTCCATCTCCAACAACCAG GATCCTGAGTTATATGAGGATCTAGAAGACAAATCCTCCGTTAGCAATGAAGTAGAGATGGAATCAGAGGAGCAGATTGCAGACAGGAGGAGGAAAATG GCCAACCCAGCGGAGCAGTCCCATCTCCCTGTCGGGGCGGCTGCCAGCTGGATAGGACTGAAACACAAGGAG ACGCGAGAAGAGAGGAAGATGGAGGCCATCCTGCAAGCCTTTGCGCGAATGGAGAAGAGGGAGAAACGCAGAGAGCAGGCCCTGGAGAGAATCGGCACGGTCAAGCCGGAGCTCGGGGGTCGCAGTGACATCAAGGAGGAGCCTCCAGCCACACCGGAGATGGCAGATTCTCCAGCTTTCATGCAG CCACTTCTGGAGGTCAAAGAGGAGCCAGGGTTAAAGCCAGCCAAGGTCAAAAGCTCGAGGAACAGGAAAAGTTTTTCAAGGAACCGCACAcacattggccagcagcgccgGCGAACTCGCACCATCAGCACCTGTTCGGACTTGGCACCTGGCTCTCCAACCGAGTCTTTAGAGCCTATGTCCAACGAAGGCATGGACGGAGAGATGCCCTCTGCACCGGAGCCAGAGTCCCTTCCAGCCGAAGCACCGGACAGCAGCCCTCCACACAGCAGCTCACCTGCACCCGACAGACACCGCATGGGGGGCAAGAACTTCAAATCTAAGAAG CACTTTGTAAGTGAGTGGGTGggagagaagcagcagcaggagtgTGGGGCACGAACTCCAGAGCCGGCCCCTGAGAGGCCGCTGAGAATAAGCAGCGACCCTGAAGTACTCGCCACGCAGCTCAATGCCCTGCCAGGCATGGCATGCTCTCCGCAGGTCTACAGCACGCCCAAACACTACGTCCGCTTCTCGTCCCCGTTCCTGGCCAACCGCAGCCCCACCACTCCCGGAGTCCCCACTGGGAGACGGCGTTCCAGGGAACTGCCTGAAACACCGCCAACCACTGGCTCCTGCAAGAAG CGATGGTTGAAGCAGGCCCTGGAGGAGGAGGGCTCCCCCAGCCCGGCCAGACGGCCCAGTCTCCTCATGCCCTGTGAGGGTCCTCTCAGCCCCTCCATTAACGGAGACTCTGACAGTCCCCTTCCTTACAATGGCACGTGCTTACTACCGG AGTTGCCGACTCCTTTGAAAAAGCGGCGGTTGAGTCCGTTAGATGCCTGCATGTCGGAGAGCTCGACTCCCTACGGCTCCCCTTGTGCCACGCCCACCAGGGCAGAGCAACTGGAGGCACCCGTCACCCCCATCTTACTGGCTACCCCACCACGTCCCCGAACAGAGGAGCCGAGTACAGAACCCCTGCCCAGCACCCCAACACAGACACTTAATGCTCTTCAGGAG AGTGACTCTTCAGTGGAAAGCTCTCCCGAGGTCAGCCGGAAACCCAGTGTGCAAGAG GCCGATCGTCCTCCTTCGTTGGtctcctctccctctgctaGGACTCCCAGTACAGACACACTCCCAGCAGAAACCAAGGTGTCTGTTCCTGAGAGTCCCCAGCCTCCTGCTGCTGAGCCTGTGGACTGTGGAGAGGACAGGGCAGATGGTGTGGTTGTCGAGGGCAGCAGTGAGGCTTCCTCATCTGCAGAAACATGTGCTTCCTCTTCTATCTTATGGATAaaaagcccagagagagtcacgACTGGACCAGCTGGCCTGAACTTCTCTCCAGTCAACTCGAACTTAAGGGACCTCACCCCCTCTCACACCCTGGAGCCTCTGGTGACTCTTTTCAGGCCTGAGGCTGCAGCTGGGGCTGTAGCAGGgcccgcagcagcagcagcagcagctgtgtcATTGGTTATCTCTCAGACACCCTTCATCGAGGGCCAGGCGCCGCTCTTTTACCCCTGCATGGAGGAGGGAAGCGCACTCGGCTTCTCACGCTCACTGAACGGGGACGGCTCTGGGGAGGCAGGGGGGTCATCACAGAACCCCCCACAGAAGAAAAAG GTTTCCCTGCTGGAATACAGGAAGCGTCAGCGTGAAGCTCGTCGCAGCGGCTCCAAGACCGAGTGCAGCTCTCCTGTTTCCACCATGCTACCTTTGACCGTGGAAGCCTTCCCTGTCGCGCAAGAGATCGCCAGTGAACCTCCTCCCCCCCCACCTGCTCCCACTCCTCCCTGCAACACCCCCCCTGTAAAGGAACCCCAGACAAGTGAGGAGGCAGAGGCACCGGGAGAGCAGGAAGGAGGAGAAGGACAGTG GACGTCGTCCACTTCCGTAGAGCAGGCCAGAGAGCGCAGCTACCACCGGGCTCTGCTGCTCAGCAAAGacaaagacacag ATGGGGAAACAGAAGGTGGAGATACACCTGCACTTAGAGACTGCCCATCTCCGACCCTTCAAAAGACCCCCACCCACACA CCCTGCTCCCCCGGTCCTCTCGCCCAGCCTCCCAGCCGCACAGTGAAGGAGGAAGACGCCGACGGTCAGCCCCGGACGCCCAATCCGACCAGCCAGACCCCCAGCAAGCCCGCGGCCCACAAGCCATCTCCTGTAACTCCCACCAAGCTGCATCCGACCCCGCTACCCTCCTCCCCCGTCCACTACCCCGGACCCTCTCTACTTCACTCGCCTCAGCCTCAGGGCTCTCCGTACCGCAGCCAGAGGGCGCTGTTCCCCGCCCAGCCTCAGAGCCAGCCCCCCCCTCAGGCTCAGACTGGCCTCGCTCCTTTCCCCCAGTATAACACGCAGAGTGCCCCCCCACcacctccccctcctccaccagcaCCCTCCGCCTCCACGGCATATTTCCCCACTCAGAGCCCCTCAGCGGCCGGACCTTTCCCCGTGTTTAAACCTGCCGTCACAGCCCCTTACCCCCCTGGCTCGCAACCCCTGATGCAGACTATCCCCCTCAGCGTGCACTATCAGAGCGCAGCCGctgcccctcctcctccccctccacccccgcacCCGATGCCCGGCCCCACCCTGCTGCACGTCAACATGCAGCCTCCTCCCATCCAGCAGCTCATGCTgaccgccgccccccctccccctcctcctccgcaGGGACAGACTTCTCAGCAGCAGCCCACCGCTGGCAGCACCCTGCTATCCCTCACCCCTCCtccgccccctcctccacctccccccGCACCCTCGACCAACTCCTTGATGCAGCCCCTCCACTTTCAGACCTTAGGAGCTTTTCAACCGGCGTTGATGCACCCGGGCGCCGCCGCCAACCCCTCAGTGCCCCCATCCTCGTACCCCCCAGCCCTTCAGCAGACAGGActgcctccacctccccctcctcctccccaaCAGACTCAACAAGGCCAGGCCCAGGTCCCTGCCTCCCAGATGCCTTCTGGGACTCGTGGAGCCCCTGCGTCCTCGGCCCCCTTCCACAGCTCGGGGTACCTGAGCACAGGGTGGCACTGA
- the kmt2e gene encoding inactive histone-lysine N-methyltransferase 2E isoform X2, translated as MSIVIPVGVDTADTSYLDMAAGSEPESVEASPVVVEKSSYPHQIYSSSQHSHSYIGLPYADHNYGARPPPTPPASPPPSMLIRQGEGGLFVPGGQDEASRGTTLSTSEDGSYGADITRCICGFTHDDGYMICCDKCSAWQHIDCMGIDRQNIPETYLCERCQPRHLDRERAILLQTRKRECLSDGDTSATESGDEVPLELYSTFQHTPTSITLTTGRLGNRQPDKKRKKSGDKEPPASSARAKKVRFDFELAFREGSRKSSRVKGAAPEQEPTEHPSLWENKIKTWMERYEEASSNQYSEDVQDLLRVKEQGDGKSLAYNTHPASFKPPVESQIQKNKKILKAVRDLAPDSLIIEYRGKFMLRQQFEANGYFFKRPYPFVLFYSKFDGLEMCVDARSFGNEARFIRRSCTPNSEVRHVIEDGMLHLYIYSLRPIIKGTEITIGFDYDYCNCKYKVDCACVKGNQECPVLKHNLEPTENLGSGGRRRGSRKDRETVRDDLGQNQNMGLDGEGKSKSVCDGKQRKLSPLRLSISNNQDPELYEDLEDKSSVSNEVEMESEEQIADRRRKMANPAEQSHLPVGAAASWIGLKHKETREERKMEAILQAFARMEKREKRREQALERIGTVKPELGGRSDIKEEPPATPEMADSPAFMQPLLEVKEEPGLKPAKVKSSRNRKSFSRNRTHIGQQRRRTRTISTCSDLAPGSPTESLEPMSNEGMDGEMPSAPEPESLPAEAPDSSPPHSSSPAPDRHRMGGKNFKSKKHFVSEWVGEKQQQECGARTPEPAPERPLRISSDPEVLATQLNALPGMACSPQVYSTPKHYVRFSSPFLANRSPTTPGVPTGRRRSRELPETPPTTGSCKKRWLKQALEEEGSPSPARRPSLLMPCEGPLSPSINGDSDSPLPYNGTCLLPELPTPLKKRRLSPLDACMSESSTPYGSPCATPTRAEQLEAPVTPILLATPPRPRTEEPSTEPLPSTPTQTLNALQEFALVTQSDSSVESSPEVSRKPSVQEADRPPSLVSSPSARTPSTDTLPAETKVSVPESPQPPAAEPVDCGEDRADGVVVEGSSEASSSAETCASSSILWIKSPERVTTGPAGLNFSPVNSNLRDLTPSHTLEPLVTLFRPEAAAGAVAGPAAAAAAAVSLVISQTPFIEGQAPLFYPCMEEGSALGFSRSLNGDGSGEAGGSSQNPPQKKKVSLLEYRKRQREARRSGSKTECSSPVSTMLPLTVEAFPVAQEIASEPPPPPPAPTPPCNTPPVKEPQTSEEAEAPGEQEGGEGQWTSSTSVEQARERSYHRALLLSKDKDTDGETEGGDTPALRDCPSPTLQKTPTHTPCSPGPLAQPPSRTVKEEDADGQPRTPNPTSQTPSKPAAHKPSPVTPTKLHPTPLPSSPVHYPGPSLLHSPQPQGSPYRSQRALFPAQPQSQPPPQAQTGLAPFPQYNTQSAPPPPPPPPPAPSASTAYFPTQSPSAAGPFPVFKPAVTAPYPPGSQPLMQTIPLSVHYQSAAAAPPPPPPPPHPMPGPTLLHVNMQPPPIQQLMLTAAPPPPPPPQGQTSQQQPTAGSTLLSLTPPPPPPPPPPAPSTNSLMQPLHFQTLGAFQPALMHPGAAANPSVPPSSYPPALQQTGLPPPPPPPPQQTQQGQAQVPASQMPSGTRGAPASSAPFHSSGYLSTGWH; from the exons ATGAGCATAGTCATTCCAGTAGGGGTGGACACAGCAGACACCTCATACCTGGACATGGCTGCGGGCTCAGA ACCAGAATCGGTGGAGGCCAGTCCTGTGGTGGTGGAAAAGTCCAGCTACCCACACCAGATCTACAGCAGCTCTCAGCATTCCCACAGTTACATTGGCCTGCCTTACGCT GACCATAACTATGGGGCACGGCCCCCACCCACTCCACCGGCCTCCCCTCCCCCTTCCATGTTGATCCGACAAGGAGAGGGGGGGTTGTTTGTTCCAGGGGGCCAGGACGAAGCATCCAGGGGCACCACGCTTAGCACCTCAGAGGATGGCAGCTACGGGGCTGACATCACCCGCTGCATCTGTGGCTTCACCCACGATGATGGCTACATGATCTGCTGTGACAAGTGCAG TGCATGGCAGCATATAGACTGCATGGGCATCGACAGGCAGAACATTCCTGAGACCTACCTGTGTGAACGCTGCCAACCACGACACCTGGACAGAGAGAGGGCCATCCTGCTGCAGACCAGGAAACGGGAATGTTTGTCTG ATGGGGACACCAGTGCTACAGAGAGTGGAGATGAAGTTCCCCTAGAGCTCTACTccaccttccaacacacacctACCAGCATCACTCTCACCACTGGGCGCCTTGGCAATAGGCAGCCTGATAAAAAACGCAAAAAGAGTGGTGACAAAGagcctccagcttcctctgcccGAGCTAAAAAGGTCAGATTCGACTTTGAATTG GCCTTCCGAGAAGGATCCAGAAAGTCCTCCAGAGTGAAG GGTGCAGCTCCAGAGCAGGAGCCGACCGAGCACCCGTCTCTGTGGGAGAACAAGATCAAGACGTGGATGGAGCGCTACGAGGAGGCCAGCAGCAATCAGTACAGTGAGGACGTCCAGGACCTGCTGCGTGTTAAAGAGCAAGGCGACGGCAAGAGCCTGGCATACAACACGCACCCTGCCTCTTTCAAACCGCCTGTGGAG AGTCAAATTCAGAAAAACAAGAAAATCCTCAAGGCGGTGCGAGACTTGGCCCCAGACTCCCTCATCATCGAGTACAGGGGAAAGTTCATGCTTCGACAGCAGTTTGAGGCCAACGGATACTTCTTCAAGAG GCCATacccctttgttttgttttattcaaaATTTGATGGACTGGAGATGTGTGTGGACGCTCGCAGCTTCGGCAATGAGGCACGCTTCATCCGTCGCTCCTGCACCCCCAATTCTGAA GTGCGGCACGTCATTGAGGATGGGATGCTGCATCTGTACATCTACTCATTGAGGCCTATTATCAAAGGCACAGAGATCACCATTGGTTTTGATTACGACTATTGCAACTG TAAATACAAGGTAGACTGTGCCTGTGTGAAGGGGAACCAGGAGTGCCCGGTGCTCAAGCACAACCTCGAGCCCACAGAGAACCTGGGCTCTGGAGGCCGGCGCCGAGGGAGTCGCAAGGACAGAGAGACTGTCCGGGACGACCTGGGCCAGAACCAGAACATGGGTTTGGACGGCGAGGGGAAGAGCAAGAGCGTATGTGACGGCAAACAAAGGAAACTCTCTCCTCTCCGCCTCTCCATCTCCAACAACCAG GATCCTGAGTTATATGAGGATCTAGAAGACAAATCCTCCGTTAGCAATGAAGTAGAGATGGAATCAGAGGAGCAGATTGCAGACAGGAGGAGGAAAATG GCCAACCCAGCGGAGCAGTCCCATCTCCCTGTCGGGGCGGCTGCCAGCTGGATAGGACTGAAACACAAGGAG ACGCGAGAAGAGAGGAAGATGGAGGCCATCCTGCAAGCCTTTGCGCGAATGGAGAAGAGGGAGAAACGCAGAGAGCAGGCCCTGGAGAGAATCGGCACGGTCAAGCCGGAGCTCGGGGGTCGCAGTGACATCAAGGAGGAGCCTCCAGCCACACCGGAGATGGCAGATTCTCCAGCTTTCATGCAG CCACTTCTGGAGGTCAAAGAGGAGCCAGGGTTAAAGCCAGCCAAGGTCAAAAGCTCGAGGAACAGGAAAAGTTTTTCAAGGAACCGCACAcacattggccagcagcgccgGCGAACTCGCACCATCAGCACCTGTTCGGACTTGGCACCTGGCTCTCCAACCGAGTCTTTAGAGCCTATGTCCAACGAAGGCATGGACGGAGAGATGCCCTCTGCACCGGAGCCAGAGTCCCTTCCAGCCGAAGCACCGGACAGCAGCCCTCCACACAGCAGCTCACCTGCACCCGACAGACACCGCATGGGGGGCAAGAACTTCAAATCTAAGAAG CACTTTGTAAGTGAGTGGGTGggagagaagcagcagcaggagtgTGGGGCACGAACTCCAGAGCCGGCCCCTGAGAGGCCGCTGAGAATAAGCAGCGACCCTGAAGTACTCGCCACGCAGCTCAATGCCCTGCCAGGCATGGCATGCTCTCCGCAGGTCTACAGCACGCCCAAACACTACGTCCGCTTCTCGTCCCCGTTCCTGGCCAACCGCAGCCCCACCACTCCCGGAGTCCCCACTGGGAGACGGCGTTCCAGGGAACTGCCTGAAACACCGCCAACCACTGGCTCCTGCAAGAAG CGATGGTTGAAGCAGGCCCTGGAGGAGGAGGGCTCCCCCAGCCCGGCCAGACGGCCCAGTCTCCTCATGCCCTGTGAGGGTCCTCTCAGCCCCTCCATTAACGGAGACTCTGACAGTCCCCTTCCTTACAATGGCACGTGCTTACTACCGG AGTTGCCGACTCCTTTGAAAAAGCGGCGGTTGAGTCCGTTAGATGCCTGCATGTCGGAGAGCTCGACTCCCTACGGCTCCCCTTGTGCCACGCCCACCAGGGCAGAGCAACTGGAGGCACCCGTCACCCCCATCTTACTGGCTACCCCACCACGTCCCCGAACAGAGGAGCCGAGTACAGAACCCCTGCCCAGCACCCCAACACAGACACTTAATGCTCTTCAGGAG TTTGCTCTTGTTACACAGAGTGACTCTTCAGTGGAAAGCTCTCCCGAGGTCAGCCGGAAACCCAGTGTGCAAGAG GCCGATCGTCCTCCTTCGTTGGtctcctctccctctgctaGGACTCCCAGTACAGACACACTCCCAGCAGAAACCAAGGTGTCTGTTCCTGAGAGTCCCCAGCCTCCTGCTGCTGAGCCTGTGGACTGTGGAGAGGACAGGGCAGATGGTGTGGTTGTCGAGGGCAGCAGTGAGGCTTCCTCATCTGCAGAAACATGTGCTTCCTCTTCTATCTTATGGATAaaaagcccagagagagtcacgACTGGACCAGCTGGCCTGAACTTCTCTCCAGTCAACTCGAACTTAAGGGACCTCACCCCCTCTCACACCCTGGAGCCTCTGGTGACTCTTTTCAGGCCTGAGGCTGCAGCTGGGGCTGTAGCAGGgcccgcagcagcagcagcagcagctgtgtcATTGGTTATCTCTCAGACACCCTTCATCGAGGGCCAGGCGCCGCTCTTTTACCCCTGCATGGAGGAGGGAAGCGCACTCGGCTTCTCACGCTCACTGAACGGGGACGGCTCTGGGGAGGCAGGGGGGTCATCACAGAACCCCCCACAGAAGAAAAAG GTTTCCCTGCTGGAATACAGGAAGCGTCAGCGTGAAGCTCGTCGCAGCGGCTCCAAGACCGAGTGCAGCTCTCCTGTTTCCACCATGCTACCTTTGACCGTGGAAGCCTTCCCTGTCGCGCAAGAGATCGCCAGTGAACCTCCTCCCCCCCCACCTGCTCCCACTCCTCCCTGCAACACCCCCCCTGTAAAGGAACCCCAGACAAGTGAGGAGGCAGAGGCACCGGGAGAGCAGGAAGGAGGAGAAGGACAGTG GACGTCGTCCACTTCCGTAGAGCAGGCCAGAGAGCGCAGCTACCACCGGGCTCTGCTGCTCAGCAAAGacaaagacacag ATGGGGAAACAGAAGGTGGAGATACACCTGCACTTAGAGACTGCCCATCTCCGACCCTTCAAAAGACCCCCACCCACACA CCCTGCTCCCCCGGTCCTCTCGCCCAGCCTCCCAGCCGCACAGTGAAGGAGGAAGACGCCGACGGTCAGCCCCGGACGCCCAATCCGACCAGCCAGACCCCCAGCAAGCCCGCGGCCCACAAGCCATCTCCTGTAACTCCCACCAAGCTGCATCCGACCCCGCTACCCTCCTCCCCCGTCCACTACCCCGGACCCTCTCTACTTCACTCGCCTCAGCCTCAGGGCTCTCCGTACCGCAGCCAGAGGGCGCTGTTCCCCGCCCAGCCTCAGAGCCAGCCCCCCCCTCAGGCTCAGACTGGCCTCGCTCCTTTCCCCCAGTATAACACGCAGAGTGCCCCCCCACcacctccccctcctccaccagcaCCCTCCGCCTCCACGGCATATTTCCCCACTCAGAGCCCCTCAGCGGCCGGACCTTTCCCCGTGTTTAAACCTGCCGTCACAGCCCCTTACCCCCCTGGCTCGCAACCCCTGATGCAGACTATCCCCCTCAGCGTGCACTATCAGAGCGCAGCCGctgcccctcctcctccccctccacccccgcacCCGATGCCCGGCCCCACCCTGCTGCACGTCAACATGCAGCCTCCTCCCATCCAGCAGCTCATGCTgaccgccgccccccctccccctcctcctccgcaGGGACAGACTTCTCAGCAGCAGCCCACCGCTGGCAGCACCCTGCTATCCCTCACCCCTCCtccgccccctcctccacctccccccGCACCCTCGACCAACTCCTTGATGCAGCCCCTCCACTTTCAGACCTTAGGAGCTTTTCAACCGGCGTTGATGCACCCGGGCGCCGCCGCCAACCCCTCAGTGCCCCCATCCTCGTACCCCCCAGCCCTTCAGCAGACAGGActgcctccacctccccctcctcctccccaaCAGACTCAACAAGGCCAGGCCCAGGTCCCTGCCTCCCAGATGCCTTCTGGGACTCGTGGAGCCCCTGCGTCCTCGGCCCCCTTCCACAGCTCGGGGTACCTGAGCACAGGGTGGCACTGA